One Epinephelus moara isolate mb chromosome 20, YSFRI_EMoa_1.0, whole genome shotgun sequence genomic window carries:
- the LOC126407663 gene encoding ELKS/Rab6-interacting/CAST family member 1-like, with protein sequence MYGSARSVGRGDANHSGGRDGGGTGNQGSGRSPRLPRSPRMGHRRTNSTGGSGGGPGGAGGKTLSMENIQSLNAAYATSGPMYLSDNEVAMAGDHLPKTGGTVTTMGRQRVTYGSRGSSSGVVAASTPNISTTVPANAVLPAGMMAGDALAFGDHHMASTVPHSLRQARDNTILDLQAQLKEVLRENEMLRREVEVKESKLSSSMNSIKTFWSPELKKERALRKDEVSKITVWKEQYRVIQDEAQHLQMTVQALQDELRIQRDLNQLLQQDPAIQGRDLALTSEPTEENYRRLQAEHERQAKELFLLRKTLEEMELRIDTQKQTLGARDESIKKLLEMLQSKGPSAKASEEDQERTRRLADAEMHRHHLESLLDQRDREINALREELHRRYEGTPESTKTKALQTVIDMKDAKINSMERGMRDMEEELLMLKSNGLLSCEERQEEMKQMEVYRSHTKFMKNKMEQVKQDLSRKDTELLGLQTKLETLTNQFSDSKQHIEVLKESLTAKEQRAAILQTEVDALRLRLEEKETTLNKKSKQIQEMSEEKGTLNGEIHDLKDMLEVKERKVNVLQKKIENLQEQLRDKEKQMSSLKERVKSLQADTSNTDTALTTLEESLAEKERIIERLKEQRDRDDRERTEELDCNRKELKELKEKLSLLQGDLSDRETSLLDLKEHASSLASSGLKKDSKLKSMEIALEQKREELLKVENQLKRAQNAALEAQANTELAERIKNLEQEVARHKEDSGKAQAEVDRLLEILREMENEKNDKDKKINELERQMKDQSKKVASLKHKEQVEKSRNARLMEEARKREDNMSESSQQVKDTLRQKSERIEELEEALRESVQITAEREMVLAQEEAARSLQEKQVHDLCVCVCVCVQELESMRAKLASTQQSLCEKEAHLSTLRAERRKHLEEVLEMKQEALLAAISEKDANIALLELSSSKKKKTQDEVALLKREKDRLVQQLKQQTQNRMKLMADNYEDDHLKTAPDQTNHKPSPDQMIPPLLALSQNRSKLKLYIAHLTDLCHDRDPSILSQLTPPSHYHHSDPEDWEEELQKMSVEQLERELEVCEKESGELQEYANSVLQQIADYCPDILEQVVNALEESC encoded by the exons ATGTACGGTAGTGCCCGCTCTGTTGGCAGAGGGGATGCCAACCATAGTGGTGGAAGAGATGGAGGTGGCACCGGTAATCAAGGATCTGGCCGCTCCCCTCGCCTTCCCCGTTCTCCTCGGATGGGACACCGTCGCACCAACAGCACTGGAGGCAGTGGAGGGGGTCCTGGTGGAGCAGGAGGCAAGACGCTTTCCATGGAGAACATCCAGTCCCTCAACGCTGCGTACGCCACCTCAGGACCCATGTACCTGAGTGACAATGAGGTGGCCATGGCAGGCGACCATCTTCCCAAAACTGGCGGGACAGTGACGACCATGGGGAGACAGAGGGTGACATATGGGTCAAGGGGTAGCAGCAGTGGAGTCGTGGCCGCTAGCACCCCCAACATCTCCACCACAGTGCCAGCCAATGCTGTGCTGCCAGCAGGCATGATGGCAGGTGATGCTCTGGCTTTTGGGGACCACCACATGGCCTCCACTGTGCCCCACTCTCTAAGGCAGGCCAGAGACAACACAATATTGGACCTGCAGGCCCAACTGAAAGAg GTTCTACGTGAGAATGAGATGCTGCGTCGAGAAGTGGAAGTTAAGGAGAGCAAGCTCAGCTCCTCCATGAATTCTATCAAGACTTTCTGGAGCCCAGAATTGAAAAAGGAGCGAGCTCTCAGGAAAGATGAGGTTTCTAAGATCACTGTCTGGAAGGAACAGTACCGTGTGATTCAAGATGAAGCACAG CATCTTCAGATGACTGTTCAAGCTCTTCAAGATGAGCTGAGGATCCAGAGGGACTTAAACCAGCTGCTCCAGCAAGACCCCGCCATCCAGGGCCGGGACCTGGCCCTAACATCTGAACCCACGGAGGAGAACTACCGACGGTTACAGGCCGAGCACGAGAGGCAGGCCAAAGAGCTTTTCCTCCTCAGGAAGACCCTGGAGGAGATGGAGCTGAGGATCGACACACAGAAGCAAACCCTGGGAGCCAGAGACGAGTCCATCAAGAAACTTCTGGAGATGCTACAGAGCAAAG GGCCATCTGCCAAAGCATCAGAGGAGGACCAGGAGCGGACCAGGAGACTGGCTGATGCAGAGATGCACAGACATCACCTTGAGAGTTTACTGGaccagagggacagagagatcAATGCACTAAGAGAG GAGCTGCATCGTCGTTACGAGGGAACCCCTGAATCCACCAAAACTAAGGCTTTACAGACTGTTATCGACATGAAG GATGCAAAAATCAATTCAATGGAGCGGGGCATGAGAgacatggaggaggagctgCTAATGCTGAAATCCAATGGACTCCTGAGCTGTGAGGAGCGTCAGGAGGAGATGAAGCAGATGGAGGTCTACCGCAGCCACACGAAATTCATGAAAAACAAG ATGGAGCAGGTGAAGCAGGACCTCTCGAGGAAGGACACTGAGCTGCTTGGTTTGCAGACCAAGCTGGAGACGCTCACCAATCAGTTCTCAGACAGCAAGCAGCACATCGAAGTTCTCAAGGAGTCCCTCACTGCCAAGGAGCAGCGAGCTGCCATTTTACAGACAGAG GTGGATGCCTTGCGCCTGCGCTTGGAAGAGAAGGAGACAACTCTGAATAAGAAGAGCAAGCAGATACAAGAAATGTCAGAAGAGAAGGGCACGCTCAACGGGGAGATCCACGACCTCAAGGACATGCTGGAGGTTAAGGAGCGCAAAGTCAATGTGCTCCAGAAAAAG ATTGAGAACCTGCAGGAGCAGCTGAGGGACAAAGAGAAGCAGATGAGCAGTCTGAAGGAGAGAGTAAAGTCTCTGCAGGCGGACACTTCCAACACTGACACAGCTCTCACCACACTGGAGGAGTCTCTTGCAGAAAAA GAGCGCATCATCGAGCGTCTAAAAGAGCAGCGAGACAGAGACGATCGGGAGAGGACGGAGGAGCTTGACTGTAACAGGAAGGAACTGAAGGAGTTGAAGGAGAAACTGAGCTTACTGCAGGGAGACCTGTCAGACAGAGAG acATCTCTGCTGGACCTGAAGGAGCATGCATCATCCCTGGCCTCCTCTGGGCTGAAGAAGGACTCCAAACTCAAGAGTATGGAGATCGCCTTGGAGCAGAAGAGGGAGGAGTTACTCAAAGTGGAGAATCAGCTTAAGAGA GCTCAAAACGCAGCCCTGGAGGCTCAGGCTAACACTGAGCTGGCCGAACGCATTAAGAACCTCGAACAGGAAGTGGCCCGCCACAAAGAGGATTCTGGGAAGGCCCAGGCTGAAGTGGACCGCTTGCTGGAAATCCTTCGGGAAATGGAGAATGAGAAGAATGACAAGGACAAAAAGATCAATGAGCTGGAGAG GCAGATGAAGGACCAGTCGAAGAAGGTGGCGTCTCTGAAGCACAAGGAGCAGGTGGAGAAGAGCAGGAACGCTCGACTCATGGAGGAGGCCAGGAAAAGGGAGGACAACATGTCCGAGAGCTCCCAGCAGGTGAAG GACACTCTGCGTCAGAAGTCAGAGCGTATAGAGGAGCTGGAGGAAGCCCTGAGAGAGAGTGTTCAGATCACTGCTGAGCGAGAGATGGTGCTGGCACAGGAGGAGGCTGCCCGCTCGCTCCAGGAGAAACAGGTACACGACT tgtgtgtgtgtgtgtgtgtgtgtgtNCAGGAGCTGGAGTCCATGAGGGCCAAGCTGGCCTCCACCCAGCAATCTCTGTGTGAGAAAGAGGCGCACCTCTCAACCCTGCGAGCTGAGCGTAGGAAACACCTGGAGGAGGTGCTGGAGATGAa GCAGGAGGCGCTGCTGGCTGCTATCAGCGAAAAGGACGCTAACATTGCCCTGCTGGAGCTGTCCTCCtctaagaagaagaagacccAGGACGAGGTGGCTCTGCTGAAGCGGGAGAAGGACAGACTGGTGCAGCAGCTCAAACAGCAG actcAGAACAGAATGAAACTGATGGCAGACAACTACGAGGATGACCATCTGAAGACTGCTCCTGACCAGACAAATCACAAACCCTCTCCAGATCAG